The Chitinimonas arctica region GCACTGGCACTGAAGGAGACTGCGGGCGCCGGAGCGGGTACCGGCAGGGGCGAAGGGAGGGATTGGGCCAGGCCGTTCAATACCGGATCGGTGTAATTCAGTCCTGCGCCTTCCAGATGGCCGGCCAGCCGGCGCCAATAACCCTCGTCCTCCTCCAGCGTGACGCCGAGGTCGTACCAGCCGTAGCTGGTCGTCACCGGCTTTAGTACGATGCGGCTCTGGCCGGCCGGTACTTCGATTTGCCGCACCGAGGTGTCGCCATAGGCGAGTTCCGTCAGCTTGAAACGGCAGGGTTGGCTACCCTCGTTGCTGAAGACCAGGCGCAGACAGCGGGCAGCGATATCCTCCTCCACCCGTACTTCAGCCTTGCGCGCCAGGCCGGCCACGCTGCCGCCGAATTCACGGCCAAAGCCATTCGGCCCCAATACGTTCAAATGGTAATGGCTGCCACTCCAATTCCAGGTCTCCAAATCGATGCGCTTGCCCGCCTCCACGCTGTAGTGCCAAGGTCCGTCGCTGCGCAACGCGGAGTAGACGATATAGCTGGCCGCCACCGTGCCGGTATTGGCAAAGCTAAGGCCATACTTGCGGGCCTCGCCAGGCGCCGCGCCGTCGACCTTCAGGCGGTACGGCATTGGGCAGGCGGAACGCGGTTGCGAACCGCCAACGGCTTCTTGTCGCGGCATGCTTTGCACCGCCGGCGGCAGGGCGTCGCGGCTGCCCCAGTTCTTGAAATAGCCGGCGCTGCGCGGCACGTTGGCGGGCCAGCCGCCATTAGGGTCGGCGAAGTTGAAAGCGCTGGTCAGATCGCCGCATACCGCCCGGCGCCAAGGCGAGATATGGCCGCAATGCACTTTCTCCCGCGATAGGCCCTTACCCTTTACCAACCACTCTTCCATGAAGCGTATCAGCGAGGTGTGGTCGAACAACTGAGAATTGACCCGGCCACCCTTGCTCCATGGCGAAATAACCAAGGTCGGCACACGCGGTCCCAAGCCGATGGGCTCGGCATTGTTATAGATTTCACCGACAGTGCCGTTGGGTAGGGTGCTGCGGCCACGGTCCGCGCTCAAGGGAGCCATGACGGGCGGCATGTGATCGAAAAAGCCGTCGTTTTCGTCATAGGTGATGATCAGCGCGGTCTTGGACCACACCGCCGGATTGTCCACCAGTGCGGACAGTAGGCGAGCGGCGAAATGCTCGCCGGCATTGGGGGTGTGGGAGGGGTGTTCGCAGTACTCGGTCGGCGCACAGATCCACGACACGCGCGGCAAGCGGTCGGCCCGGACATCCGCGGCGAATTCGTCGATCAGCCATTGGCCGCTGGTGCCGGCGGCATTCGCGCCGGTCGAACCCGGCGCCATCGCACGGCCGCGCCGATAGAGCGGGGCGCTGGGGGGAAGCCGCTGCCCGTTGGCATCCACCCGGAAATTCTTGAAATACTGCAGGTAGTTATCGCCGTAGTTATCCCATTCCTGATACACCTTCCAGCTGATGTCGTTGGCTTCCAGGATCTCGGCATAACTTCGCCATTCCAGCCCCTTGGCGGCCGGGTTGTCGTTGCCGATATCGGCGTTGTAGGTGCCGGCGTTGACATTGTAGAGGCGCTGGTCCTGCAAGCCGGTCAACACGCCATTGGCGTGGCCGCTGAGCGCATACAGGCGATTGGGATCGGTGGGGCCGAATATCGAGCAGTGGTAGGCATCGCAGACCGTAAAGGCATCGGCCAGGGCGTAATAGAACGGCAGGTCGGCGCGATTGAAGAAACCCATGCTGCGGACACTTTTGCGCGGCACCCAGCTATTCCAATCCTTCCACTGCGCCTCGCTGCCTTTCCAGGAATGATCCAGGCCGATCGTGAGGGCATTGGTGTTGCGCACGTCGAAGTGGTAGGGCAAGACATGGGCATTGCCATTCGGCTGATACCAGACCGGCTTGCCCGATGGCAGGCGGATGGCGCGCGGATCGTTGAATCCCCGCACTCCGGCCAGGCTGCCGAAGTAGTGGTCGAAGGAACGGTTTTCCTGCATCAGGAAAATAATGTGCTCCACGTCCCCCAGTCCGCCGCTGCCCTGGCTGGCGGGCGTGGCCAGGGCGCGAGCGATGACCTGGGAAAAACCGGGCGCACTGGCCAGGCCCATGGCGCCGGCAGCGATAAAACCTCTACGGGAAGGATTCTCTACCGACATTCCATTTGCTCCGCACTGAAAGAATGTTGGCATTCTTTGCGCGAAACAAGTCAGCGGTATGACAGACGGCTGCTGACAGCAGCATGTTTTGGCTGATCTGGACTGCACCGGTTGCGGATGTCCAACGTCCCGGGGGCAATCCAGGGTCCTTGATGTTCGGTAGCACCAGGGGCTACTATTTGACATGCCTAGTCCATCGCCACGTCAACGCACTTTCAAGACCGCTTGGTTTGCAAAGGCCACGAAAAAGGCCCGCGTCAGCGATGCTGACCTATGTGAAGCAATCAAGCAGGTGATGATGGGACAGGCGGATGATCTTGGTGGGGGCGTTTACAAGAAGCGTTTGAACAACAATATGCACCGCTCGATCATACTTGCTAAAGCTGGCCGGTACTGGGTGTACGAGTATCTGTTTGCCAAGAAAGACCGCGACAACATCGAAGACAGCGAACTTGATGCGTTCCGGTCGTTGGCGAAAGGCTATGCAGGACTTAGCGAGGCGCAGCTTGAGCAATTGGTGGAGAGCACTGACTTGTCGGAGATTTGTCATGACTAAGCAAAAATTCAAGAGCGATGCCTTTGAGGCGATTCACAGCTCTGCGAGCGCCTTACTCAAGGTTGGCGCAATTGACAAGGCGACGATGAGAACCTTTGATGAGGCATGCTTGGGTACGCCCCATGAACTGGCACCGTCCGATATCAAGGCCATAAGGGAGCACAACCATGTCAGCCAGCCGGTGTTTGCTCGCTATCTGAACACGAGTGAGTCGACCGTGCAGAAGTGGGAATCAGGCGCCAAACGTCCCAGCGGAATGGCGCTCAAATTGCTTGAGGTTGTCCAGAAACATGGACTGCAAGTACTCGCTTAAGCTTCGGCTTATCGCACGCTCCAGGACTGGTATGACCCGATCAGAG contains the following coding sequences:
- a CDS encoding phosphocholine-specific phospholipase C, which encodes MSVENPSRRGFIAAGAMGLASAPGFSQVIARALATPASQGSGGLGDVEHIIFLMQENRSFDHYFGSLAGVRGFNDPRAIRLPSGKPVWYQPNGNAHVLPYHFDVRNTNALTIGLDHSWKGSEAQWKDWNSWVPRKSVRSMGFFNRADLPFYYALADAFTVCDAYHCSIFGPTDPNRLYALSGHANGVLTGLQDQRLYNVNAGTYNADIGNDNPAAKGLEWRSYAEILEANDISWKVYQEWDNYGDNYLQYFKNFRVDANGQRLPPSAPLYRRGRAMAPGSTGANAAGTSGQWLIDEFAADVRADRLPRVSWICAPTEYCEHPSHTPNAGEHFAARLLSALVDNPAVWSKTALIITYDENDGFFDHMPPVMAPLSADRGRSTLPNGTVGEIYNNAEPIGLGPRVPTLVISPWSKGGRVNSQLFDHTSLIRFMEEWLVKGKGLSREKVHCGHISPWRRAVCGDLTSAFNFADPNGGWPANVPRSAGYFKNWGSRDALPPAVQSMPRQEAVGGSQPRSACPMPYRLKVDGAAPGEARKYGLSFANTGTVAASYIVYSALRSDGPWHYSVEAGKRIDLETWNWSGSHYHLNVLGPNGFGREFGGSVAGLARKAEVRVEEDIAARCLRLVFSNEGSQPCRFKLTELAYGDTSVRQIEVPAGQSRIVLKPVTTSYGWYDLGVTLEEDEGYWRRLAGHLEGAGLNYTDPVLNGLAQSLPSPLPVPAPAPAVSFSASAVQIKVGESLTVNWRGLPNGNKHWLGIYRQGQLPGKDSAVKWNYLSAAAGSQVLGDLGEGDYFLALFLDNGYGEAAARLSLRVIRS
- a CDS encoding type II toxin-antitoxin system RelE/ParE family toxin: MPSPSPRQRTFKTAWFAKATKKARVSDADLCEAIKQVMMGQADDLGGGVYKKRLNNNMHRSIILAKAGRYWVYEYLFAKKDRDNIEDSELDAFRSLAKGYAGLSEAQLEQLVESTDLSEICHD
- a CDS encoding helix-turn-helix domain-containing protein, which encodes MTKQKFKSDAFEAIHSSASALLKVGAIDKATMRTFDEACLGTPHELAPSDIKAIREHNHVSQPVFARYLNTSESTVQKWESGAKRPSGMALKLLEVVQKHGLQVLA